The proteins below are encoded in one region of Clostridium pasteurianum DSM 525 = ATCC 6013:
- a CDS encoding DUF2325 domain-containing protein produces MGIMIVGGDNIKMINCHLCNKGFCVIKHISGRKKNHKRIDIPQNAELVIVFIDFVNHKLCEHIKKESKKLGIKTIYSKRAWSSIENLLLTI; encoded by the coding sequence ATGGGAATTATGATTGTTGGAGGAGATAATATTAAAATGATAAATTGTCATTTATGTAACAAGGGATTCTGTGTTATAAAACATATAAGCGGAAGAAAAAAGAATCATAAACGTATTGATATACCTCAAAACGCTGAACTTGTAATAGTTTTTATTGATTTTGTAAATCATAAATTATGTGAACACATAAAGAAAGAATCCAAGAAACTTGGCATAAAGACAATATATTCAAAACGAGCTTGGTCTTCCATTGAAAATTTATTATTGACTATTTAA
- a CDS encoding IclR family transcriptional regulator, which produces MKTIQSIDKAIFVLEQVSKYNGKLTLTDISTALDMKITTLHGIISTLEYRDFLYKNPENGKYYLGVKLFEMGKTYESDISLIDIIHPYIEKLANKFSETVHLAVPFKNKILYIDKVESPYPLRLTSMVGTTEKAYDSAIGLVILAHLSAADCEKFIHEFNSEEQEDKKTTELMNIFKEIKQNGFHIKFEAENDFYCIASPLINSKSVVVGAISIVIPNHRYNDNLSKEISCKLKEISESLKHLI; this is translated from the coding sequence ATGAAGACTATTCAATCTATAGATAAGGCAATATTTGTTCTTGAACAGGTATCAAAATATAATGGGAAACTTACCCTAACAGATATAAGTACAGCTCTTGATATGAAGATAACTACACTTCATGGAATAATTTCCACTTTAGAATATAGAGATTTTCTATATAAAAATCCTGAAAATGGCAAGTATTATTTGGGTGTAAAACTTTTTGAAATGGGTAAAACCTATGAGTCTGACATATCTCTTATTGATATAATTCATCCTTATATTGAAAAGTTAGCTAATAAATTCAGTGAAACAGTTCACCTGGCAGTTCCTTTTAAAAATAAAATACTTTATATTGACAAAGTAGAATCTCCCTATCCACTGAGACTTACTTCTATGGTAGGTACCACAGAAAAAGCTTATGATTCTGCGATAGGTCTTGTAATTCTCGCTCACCTTTCAGCAGCTGATTGCGAAAAATTCATACATGAATTTAATAGTGAAGAACAAGAAGATAAAAAAACTACAGAACTTATGAATATTTTTAAGGAAATAAAACAAAATGGATTCCACATAAAGTTCGAAGCTGAAAATGATTTTTACTGTATAGCTTCTCCATTAATAAACTCGAAATCCGTAGTTGTAGGAGCTATAAGTATTGTTATTCCAAATCATAGATATAATGATAACCTGAGTAAAGAAATATCCTGCAAACTCAAAGAAATATCAGAATCTCTTAAACATCTTATTTAA
- the aat gene encoding leucyl/phenylalanyl-tRNA--protein transferase, translated as MPIYSLSDDLIFPHPSLSREDGLLAVYGDLSPERLLLAYSNGIFPWFSEDEPILWWSPDPRFILYPKDIKVSHSMKKVIKKNTYKITFDTCFREVMYNCADTRKESGTWITNEMIEAYFKLHELGFAHSVEAWYEDKLVGGLYGIIIGKCFFGESMFSTMSNSSKAAFITLCKLLEEKNFIMIDCQVYTKHLESLGAISIPRSEFLELVEKGISIAPLKLFFNKK; from the coding sequence ATGCCAATTTACTCATTAAGTGATGATTTAATATTTCCTCATCCTTCTCTATCAAGAGAAGATGGTCTCTTAGCTGTATATGGAGATCTGTCTCCAGAGAGGCTTTTACTTGCCTATTCTAATGGAATATTTCCTTGGTTCTCAGAAGATGAACCAATACTTTGGTGGTCTCCTGATCCTAGATTCATTCTCTATCCAAAAGACATAAAAGTTTCACACTCCATGAAAAAAGTAATTAAAAAAAATACATACAAGATCACCTTTGACACTTGTTTTAGAGAAGTTATGTATAATTGTGCTGATACACGAAAAGAAAGCGGAACCTGGATTACCAATGAAATGATAGAAGCTTACTTCAAACTTCATGAGCTTGGTTTTGCACACTCTGTAGAAGCCTGGTATGAAGACAAATTAGTAGGAGGACTATATGGAATTATTATTGGAAAATGTTTTTTTGGAGAATCTATGTTTTCTACTATGAGTAATAGTTCTAAAGCTGCCTTTATTACTCTCTGCAAACTATTAGAAGAGAAAAATTTCATTATGATAGACTGTCAGGTTTACACTAAACATCTTGAGAGCTTAGGTGCAATAAGTATTCCTAGAAGTGAATTTTTAGAACTTGTTGAAAAGGGAATTTCAATAGCTCCTTTAAAATTGTTTTTTAATAAAAAATGA
- a CDS encoding RNA polymerase sigma factor — protein MKPKFIDINNEIEIALKKYSDMVYRICYLYLHNNTEVDDVFQEVFLKLLQHKSKTAFENEEHEKSWIIRVTINKCKDVLKSFWKKNIDSIENIELPFEDKAENELMQIVLSLPEKYKNVIYLYYYEDYTVPEIAKMLKKNENTVYSNLRRARALIKKKLGGKENDYSF, from the coding sequence ATGAAACCTAAATTTATTGATATCAATAATGAAATTGAAATTGCACTAAAAAAATATTCTGATATGGTTTATAGAATATGTTATTTATATTTACATAATAATACAGAGGTTGATGATGTATTTCAGGAAGTATTTTTAAAACTATTACAGCATAAAAGTAAAACTGCTTTTGAAAATGAGGAACATGAAAAATCATGGATAATAAGAGTCACAATCAATAAATGTAAGGACGTGTTAAAGAGCTTTTGGAAAAAGAATATTGATTCTATTGAGAATATAGAATTACCCTTTGAAGATAAGGCTGAAAATGAACTTATGCAGATAGTTTTATCACTGCCGGAAAAATATAAAAATGTTATATATCTATATTACTATGAGGATTATACTGTGCCTGAAATTGCAAAGATGTTAAAGAAAAATGAAAATACTGTATATTCTAACTTACGGAGAGCAAGAGCACTTATTAAAAAGAAGTTAGGGGGTAAGGAAAATGATTACTCGTTTTAA
- a CDS encoding heme-binding protein — protein MNETMINLLKLEDELQFTEFSSEDALNLGLTFIKIAEKINQGGIGIKIERNRQVLFSHLMDGTMVENAYWYDRKKNVVDRYNHSSKYVEEMYKSMGTTFDESSLLNPTEFQAVGGSFPLIIKNVGVVGSITVCGLTGEMDHKICIDGIREFLTK, from the coding sequence ATGAACGAAACAATGATAAATTTATTAAAATTGGAGGATGAATTGCAATTTACCGAGTTTTCAAGTGAAGATGCACTTAATTTAGGGTTAACTTTTATAAAAATAGCAGAGAAAATTAATCAAGGTGGCATAGGAATTAAAATAGAAAGAAATAGACAAGTCTTATTTTCTCATCTTATGGATGGAACTATGGTAGAAAATGCATATTGGTATGATAGAAAGAAAAACGTTGTAGACAGATATAACCATTCATCTAAATATGTAGAGGAAATGTATAAATCTATGGGAACCACCTTTGATGAGTCTAGCCTTTTAAATCCAACAGAATTTCAGGCTGTAGGGGGTTCTTTTCCGTTGATAATTAAAAATGTTGGTGTTGTAGGATCAATTACTGTTTGTGGATTGACTGGCGAAATGGATCACAAAATATGTATAGATGGAATTAGAGAATTCTTAACAAAATAA
- a CDS encoding cupin domain-containing protein: MYNTYNYYPYHYPYYVNTSIYNFYRAYPYPYLINTPIYNPSHWREFTQLKDYGPNPFAVNIEEATRQNNTFRTALWTGNHLQLTLMNINVGEDIGLEIHPDLDQFICIEEGEGLVKMGDEKNRLDFQAKVYDDFAFIIPAGKWHNLINTGYKPIKLYSIYAPPQHPHGTVHETKADAEAAEESH; encoded by the coding sequence ATGTATAATACTTATAATTACTATCCATACCATTATCCTTACTACGTTAATACGTCAATATATAATTTTTACAGAGCATATCCATATCCTTACTTGATTAACACACCAATATATAATCCAAGCCATTGGAGAGAATTTACCCAATTAAAAGATTATGGCCCAAACCCCTTTGCAGTTAATATTGAAGAAGCTACTAGACAAAACAACACTTTTCGTACTGCTTTATGGACAGGAAATCATTTGCAGCTTACTCTGATGAATATAAATGTTGGAGAAGATATAGGTCTAGAAATTCATCCTGACCTTGACCAATTCATTTGCATCGAAGAAGGCGAAGGACTTGTTAAAATGGGTGACGAAAAAAACAGATTAGATTTTCAAGCAAAAGTGTACGATGACTTTGCCTTCATTATACCTGCCGGTAAATGGCATAATCTAATCAACACCGGCTATAAACCAATTAAATTATACTCTATTTATGCACCACCTCAGCATCCACATGGTACGGTTCATGAAACTAAAGCAGATGCAGAAGCTGCTGAAGAAAGCCATTGA
- a CDS encoding SDR family NAD(P)-dependent oxidoreductase: protein MKRVLITGGTSGMGLSATKLFLEKGWKVMAVDINGDRGEKLIKELNKKGYNDVYFYKCNIAKDNDVKILYDYTMKTLNGIDSIINNAGIWTGGMLHETKEEDWNRIFDIDVKSIYLTSKYFVPYMIENGGGTIVNTASVSGMFGDYNMAAYNAAKGAVVNMAKAMALDYGKYNIRVNNVCPSACATPLFLSNPKKVVDLFNEANPLKRICTPEEVAKAMYFLASDDSSSCNGVNLPVSGGLDVHTGQPVQ from the coding sequence ATGAAAAGAGTATTGATTACTGGTGGAACATCAGGAATGGGGCTTAGTGCTACCAAACTTTTTCTTGAAAAAGGATGGAAAGTTATGGCCGTAGATATTAATGGAGATAGGGGAGAAAAATTAATTAAAGAACTGAACAAAAAAGGTTATAATGATGTTTACTTCTATAAGTGCAATATTGCTAAAGATAATGATGTTAAAATTCTTTATGATTATACAATGAAAACATTAAATGGAATTGATAGTATAATAAATAATGCAGGGATTTGGACTGGGGGGATGCTTCATGAAACAAAAGAAGAGGATTGGAATAGAATATTCGATATTGACGTAAAATCCATATATCTAACTTCTAAATATTTTGTGCCTTATATGATAGAAAATGGTGGAGGAACCATAGTAAATACAGCCTCAGTTTCCGGTATGTTTGGAGATTACAATATGGCAGCCTATAATGCAGCAAAAGGTGCTGTTGTAAATATGGCTAAAGCTATGGCTCTTGATTACGGGAAATATAATATTCGTGTAAATAATGTTTGCCCTTCAGCTTGTGCAACACCATTGTTTTTATCAAATCCCAAGAAAGTTGTAGATTTGTTTAATGAAGCAAATCCACTTAAGAGAATTTGTACGCCAGAAGAGGTAGCAAAAGCTATGTATTTCTTAGCTTCAGATGATTCAAGTTCCTGCAATGGTGTAAACTTACCAGTGTCTGGTGGCCTTGATGTGCATACAGGTCAACCTGTTCAATAG
- a CDS encoding phage holin family protein: protein MTKFILKYLSIILSIYLLSIIINTIHIDGILPLLIMGLILLIVNLLLKPFFLLITLPFSILTLGLFTFIVNAWTIMIADHFVSGINMSGFLNSLLAAFIIAILHHMLQNMNKPSKPH, encoded by the coding sequence ATGACAAAATTTATATTAAAATATTTGTCAATTATATTAAGCATTTATTTATTATCAATAATAATTAATACAATTCATATTGACGGCATACTCCCATTGCTGATTATGGGATTAATCCTGTTAATAGTCAATTTATTGTTGAAGCCATTTTTTCTATTGATTACACTTCCCTTCAGCATTCTAACCTTAGGTTTATTCACTTTTATAGTAAATGCCTGGACCATTATGATTGCAGATCACTTTGTATCCGGAATCAATATGAGTGGATTTCTCAATTCGCTGCTTGCCGCATTCATTATTGCTATCTTACATCATATGCTGCAGAATATGAATAAACCATCAAAGCCCCATTAG
- a CDS encoding DUF4434 domain-containing protein yields the protein MINKLFYKLINAYHQLKSESFPQASGTFIQPDMVMEWDDAKWQRELSYLKEVKVKYIVINTFIVQNEKVKRVYKTSMGNESRIGSSDIVDMCLKNCEKAGFKVFLGIDYNILWWKLGSRNPEWLYRQMEKSNLIIEELYKKYHEKYKNAFHGWYWVYEVDNLNFRYKKHFKVLANAVNINLEYMDNNNIRLPLMLSPFMNSRYSTPRAYANNWRYFFKLTNLKKGDIFCPQDSVGGGGLDIKEVRSWFAALSRAVKSKEGLLFWANVETFDHHDWSSAPIKRFIKQMRLESPFVDDIITFAYSHYYSPNNISAGFHIAYKTYLYKHEIYNIKPDVPKWSKISKVYNGVLIQWETSRNIAGYKLYCNGKRIYFSLVQRKYGGNSKQLLGECLYKNSSKNLKYEIQTVDFWGNISTKSQLR from the coding sequence ATGATTAATAAGCTTTTTTATAAATTAATTAATGCCTATCATCAATTAAAAAGTGAAAGCTTCCCACAAGCTTCAGGAACTTTTATTCAACCAGATATGGTAATGGAATGGGATGATGCAAAATGGCAGCGAGAACTTTCCTATTTAAAAGAAGTTAAGGTGAAATATATTGTTATAAATACTTTTATTGTGCAGAATGAAAAAGTTAAAAGGGTATATAAGACCTCAATGGGAAATGAAAGCAGAATAGGTTCCAGTGATATAGTAGACATGTGTTTAAAAAATTGTGAAAAAGCTGGATTTAAAGTGTTTTTGGGAATTGATTATAATATACTTTGGTGGAAATTAGGATCTAGAAATCCAGAATGGTTATATAGACAAATGGAAAAATCAAATCTTATAATAGAGGAATTATATAAGAAATATCATGAAAAATATAAAAATGCTTTTCATGGATGGTACTGGGTATATGAAGTAGATAATCTAAACTTTAGATATAAAAAGCATTTTAAAGTGTTAGCTAATGCTGTTAATATAAATTTAGAATACATGGACAATAATAATATAAGGCTGCCTCTCATGTTATCACCATTTATGAATTCACGATATTCAACACCAAGAGCTTATGCAAATAATTGGAGATACTTTTTTAAATTGACCAATTTAAAAAAAGGAGATATTTTCTGTCCTCAGGATTCTGTAGGCGGGGGTGGACTTGATATAAAAGAGGTAAGATCTTGGTTTGCAGCTCTTAGTAGAGCTGTAAAGTCAAAAGAAGGGCTTTTATTTTGGGCAAATGTAGAAACCTTTGATCATCATGATTGGTCCAGTGCTCCTATAAAGAGATTTATAAAACAGATGAGACTTGAGAGTCCCTTTGTAGATGATATTATAACTTTTGCCTATAGTCATTATTATAGTCCAAACAATATAAGTGCTGGTTTTCATATAGCTTATAAAACATATCTATATAAGCATGAAATCTATAATATAAAACCTGATGTACCAAAGTGGTCTAAAATTAGTAAGGTTTATAATGGAGTCCTCATTCAATGGGAGACATCTAGAAATATAGCAGGATACAAATTGTATTGCAATGGAAAAAGAATATATTTTTCTTTGGTTCAGAGAAAATATGGTGGAAATAGCAAACAATTATTAGGAGAGTGTTTATATAAAAACAGTTCAAAAAACCTGAAATATGAGATACAAACCGTGGACTTTTGGGGCAATATATCAACAAAATCACAATTAAGATGA
- a CDS encoding anti-sigma-I factor RsgI family protein yields MITRFKSALNQIKVEDQLISKTKVYLKDSLTKNEDSKINKFIKHRLLPMKRKLAIAACCLAFLLTIGGISGVYGYYQTSVAYISLDINPSVELGINNFGRVVKAEGYNNEGNKILNGINVKGSDVTTAIDTLVTTAIENGYIAKDGSSVISLTSETDDKNTATNIETEAETGAKEALITSGKKAEILKDNVSLTRRNEARKLGITPGKLNLIQKLQRVDKTATVDKYKDAAVKDIMKAIQNSVDNTKVSDAAAESKKETTDKDNTVNTTNYNLNNNDKGNVGNKTSNINRDNAANTTESVKNNNVNNSKGIVESKTQNIDIGNRDNNTKTVKNNNISNNGAVKDKKQTIDKSNNVNTKKSVKNNNVNNGNGKNNNKGNNGNKGNGKSK; encoded by the coding sequence ATGATTACTCGTTTTAAATCTGCCTTAAATCAAATTAAAGTAGAAGACCAATTAATAAGCAAAACAAAAGTATATTTAAAGGATTCATTGACAAAGAATGAGGATTCTAAAATTAATAAATTTATAAAGCATAGATTATTGCCCATGAAAAGAAAATTAGCAATAGCTGCCTGTTGTTTAGCATTTCTATTAACTATAGGAGGCATTAGTGGAGTATATGGATATTACCAAACATCAGTAGCATATATCAGTTTAGATATTAATCCAAGTGTAGAATTGGGAATTAACAATTTTGGCAGAGTAGTAAAAGCTGAGGGATACAATAACGAGGGTAATAAGATATTAAATGGAATAAATGTGAAAGGTTCTGATGTTACGACAGCCATTGATACATTAGTTACAACAGCTATTGAAAATGGATACATAGCCAAAGATGGCTCATCAGTTATTTCTCTTACATCTGAAACAGATGATAAAAATACTGCAACAAATATTGAAACTGAGGCAGAAACTGGAGCAAAGGAAGCTTTAATAACCAGTGGAAAAAAAGCAGAGATTTTAAAAGATAACGTTTCATTAACTCGCAGGAATGAGGCAAGAAAATTGGGAATTACACCAGGTAAGCTCAACCTTATTCAAAAGTTACAAAGGGTGGATAAAACCGCAACAGTAGACAAATATAAGGATGCAGCAGTTAAAGACATAATGAAAGCCATACAAAATAGTGTTGATAATACTAAGGTGAGTGATGCTGCTGCAGAAAGTAAAAAAGAAACTACAGACAAGGATAATACTGTAAATACCACAAATTATAATTTGAATAATAATGATAAAGGTAATGTAGGGAATAAAACATCAAATATAAATAGAGATAATGCAGCTAATACCACAGAATCAGTTAAAAATAATAATGTAAATAATAGCAAAGGTATTGTAGAAAGTAAAACTCAAAATATAGATATAGGTAACAGGGACAATAATACAAAGACAGTTAAAAATAACAATATAAGTAATAATGGTGCTGTAAAAGATAAAAAGCAAACCATAGATAAGAGTAATAATGTTAATACTAAGAAATCAGTTAAAAACAATAATGTAAATAATGGCAATGGCAAGAATAATAATAAAGGTAATAATGGTAATAAAGGTAACGGTAAAAGTAAATAA
- a CDS encoding SHOCT-like domain-containing protein: MSEQQKILEMIEKGQITAVEGMELLEALNTTKETELMQTSKAITGAKFNYKFFKVNVTSDNNTVNVKVNIPIRLLTTIGEIASKMTTMVPADARKEMESKGIDITSIDFAKIIEEILNGTLDDPNIVDVETWDEEHKAMVKVKIYVE, encoded by the coding sequence ATGAGTGAACAACAAAAAATATTGGAAATGATTGAAAAAGGTCAAATTACAGCTGTTGAAGGTATGGAACTTCTGGAAGCCCTCAACACCACCAAGGAAACTGAACTAATGCAAACCTCTAAAGCTATAACCGGAGCCAAATTCAATTATAAATTCTTTAAGGTAAATGTTACCTCTGACAATAATACGGTGAATGTTAAAGTAAATATTCCCATACGCCTGTTAACGACAATCGGTGAAATAGCAAGCAAAATGACTACTATGGTACCAGCTGATGCTAGAAAGGAAATGGAAAGCAAAGGTATTGATATCACAAGCATCGATTTTGCTAAAATTATTGAAGAAATATTGAATGGCACATTGGATGATCCAAATATCGTAGATGTAGAAACCTGGGATGAAGAGCATAAAGCCATGGTAAAGGTAAAAATATATGTTGAATAA
- a CDS encoding PH domain-containing protein, with translation MGILSGLMGNASEIDIKRVEREFEKIFVEEEKVEKAYKLIRDLFVFTDKRLVLLDKQGVTGKKVQYHSIPYKNITHFSVETTGNFDLESELKIWISGTQMPIEKQFKNDKNIYDIQRSLAQYVLR, from the coding sequence ATGGGAATTTTAAGTGGACTTATGGGCAATGCATCAGAAATTGATATTAAACGAGTGGAAAGAGAATTTGAAAAGATATTTGTAGAGGAAGAGAAGGTGGAAAAAGCATATAAACTTATAAGAGATTTATTTGTATTCACTGATAAGCGCCTTGTTCTTTTAGACAAGCAAGGGGTAACAGGGAAAAAGGTACAATATCATTCGATTCCCTATAAGAATATTACTCACTTCAGTGTTGAAACTACTGGAAATTTTGATTTGGAATCAGAATTAAAGATATGGATAAGCGGAACTCAAATGCCAATTGAAAAACAGTTTAAAAACGACAAAAATATATATGATATACAAAGATCATTAGCTCAGTATGTACTTAGATAA
- a CDS encoding DUF2075 domain-containing protein — MKDIISNDSLYKLDPYKKLTEEQEKLKEHIFKFCYNHLKDEHAIFLINGAAGTGKSLLLSSIFNNLQNISRSDSSNALYDTNNYLLVNHPEMLKLYKEIAGKAPNLLKKNFERPTTFINRMAKNNTRADIVLIDEAHLLLTKKDPYNHFNQDNQLEEIIKHSHIVILVFDENQVLKFKSYWKNEKIHSFLKTIPSEFYRLTNQIRVQADENIYEWIDAFSKGILKPLPTKQIFDFRIFDNANEMYKLIKNQNSKYGLCRMLATYDFPYKLDGKDYYVTTDTFKLRWDRNKPHDQKPWAERPDTINEVGSVYTIQGFDLNYSGIILGPSVSYNFEKDKIVINPDKYEDSAAYMGSSKIDYPTEAKCKIILNSINVLMTRARKGMYIHAADINLRKKLLSLIKSAVTNIT; from the coding sequence ATGAAAGATATTATCTCAAATGACTCACTATACAAATTGGACCCCTATAAAAAATTAACAGAAGAACAAGAAAAACTAAAAGAACATATATTTAAATTCTGCTATAATCATCTTAAAGATGAACATGCTATTTTTTTAATTAATGGTGCTGCAGGTACTGGAAAAAGTCTGCTGCTTAGTTCCATTTTCAATAATCTGCAGAATATTTCCAGAAGTGATTCCTCAAATGCTTTATATGATACTAATAATTATCTACTAGTAAATCATCCAGAAATGCTGAAATTGTATAAAGAAATTGCTGGTAAAGCACCTAACTTATTAAAGAAAAATTTTGAACGTCCTACAACTTTTATCAATAGAATGGCAAAAAATAATACACGAGCTGACATTGTCCTAATTGATGAAGCTCATTTACTGCTAACTAAAAAAGATCCCTATAATCATTTTAATCAGGATAATCAATTAGAGGAAATTATTAAACATAGTCATATTGTAATTTTAGTATTTGATGAAAACCAAGTTTTAAAATTTAAAAGTTATTGGAAAAATGAAAAAATACATAGTTTTTTAAAAACAATACCCAGTGAATTCTATCGGTTAACCAATCAAATTCGCGTGCAGGCTGATGAAAACATTTATGAATGGATTGATGCTTTCTCAAAAGGAATTTTAAAACCCCTTCCAACAAAACAAATATTTGATTTTAGAATCTTTGATAATGCCAATGAAATGTATAAATTAATAAAAAATCAAAATAGCAAATATGGCTTATGCAGAATGCTGGCGACCTACGATTTTCCCTATAAACTTGATGGTAAAGATTATTACGTCACCACTGATACTTTTAAGTTAAGATGGGATAGAAACAAGCCCCATGATCAAAAGCCTTGGGCAGAACGTCCAGATACTATTAATGAAGTTGGATCGGTTTATACCATTCAAGGCTTTGATTTAAACTATTCAGGCATTATTTTAGGACCTTCTGTATCCTATAATTTTGAGAAAGATAAAATAGTTATTAATCCCGATAAATATGAAGATAGTGCCGCTTATATGGGTAGTTCTAAAATAGATTATCCGACAGAAGCTAAATGCAAAATAATTCTAAACTCTATCAATGTGCTAATGACTAGAGCTAGAAAAGGTATGTATATTCACGCAGCCGATATTAATCTTCGTAAAAAACTGCTGTCTTTAATAAAGTCTGCTGTTACAAATATTACTTAA
- a CDS encoding DUF2089 domain-containing protein has protein sequence MKYKAPGKCPVCGEKLSITKLSCPKCSTSIEGDFQPCEFCRLPEEDLDFVKVFIKCRGNIKDVEKELGISYPTVRSKLDTVIKALGFEVPAKDNLKDKDLKEAAKMEILDQLSKGKITAKEATEKIKNL, from the coding sequence ATGAAATATAAAGCCCCGGGGAAATGTCCCGTATGTGGTGAAAAACTTTCAATTACCAAACTCAGCTGTCCCAAGTGTTCTACATCCATTGAAGGAGACTTCCAACCCTGTGAATTTTGTCGCCTTCCTGAAGAAGATCTTGATTTTGTCAAGGTATTCATTAAATGCCGAGGCAATATTAAAGATGTGGAAAAGGAACTTGGCATCTCTTATCCCACAGTCCGCAGTAAGTTAGATACAGTTATAAAAGCTCTTGGGTTTGAAGTTCCTGCAAAAGATAACCTTAAGGATAAGGATTTAAAAGAAGCAGCCAAAATGGAAATACTTGATCAATTATCAAAAGGTAAAATCACCGCTAAAGAAGCAACTGAGAAAATTAAAAATTTATAA